Genomic segment of Pseudoalteromonas sp. NC201:
AGTTGAGAAAACCCACAAATCCACACAACTCAAAACTAAAAAAGAAAGAGACAAAACGCTGCTTGCTCACTTAGGACAGGAAGTTAAAAGCTTTTTTGATAGTGTAGAAGAAAAGGCTAGAGCTCTATTTGATGACGCAGAAAATCAAGCCCAAGAGGTCGTATCCACACCAAAGCTGTTAATAACGCAACTTAGTAATTTTCTAACGGTACGTGAAGCTGATCATCGTTTAGAAAATAAGAAAGATCACTTAGTTGTTTGGTATATGGTTCGAAAAATTAGGCGCTGGTTGCAGTCTGAAGTAAATGACTTAATTGATGACAACCCTGTCATTAGACGTCTATATATATGCATAGATTTAGGTGTTGCGATGACCATTGGCATGCTCCGAGACAAAGTCTATTCACGAGGGTTTGGTTATCTTGATCAATACGATTTTAAACAGTGGCTCAAGCGCAATGGCGCAAATGAATTGCTGTCTGTGGAGTCTGCACCAGTCCGCGGCTTTTATGATCTCGTTTTTGGCTATGAGAACGGTGATTTTAAAAAGCCGAATGTTGAAGCGGGAGTTGCGGCTTTGGCCATGCTTCGGATTATGCTGTGTTATCGCGGTGGTGTGATGTGGAAAATGCAAGCGGGAATGGGAGATATTATTTTCTCTCCTATTTATGAGCTGCTCAAACATCGAGGCGTTCAGTTTGCGTTTTTTCATCAGGTTGAATCGTTACACTGTACACAGGATGATGATGGTCATTATGTTGATAGCATTCAATTAATTCAACAGGTTAAACTAAAAGAGACGCAAAGTTACGAGCCTCTGGAATTAGTCAAAGACTTGCCATGTTGGCCAAGCTCGCCTCTGTGGCAACAAATTGACCCGCAGCAAGTGGCACTACTTAAAGAACATGAGATTAACCTAGAGTCTTACTGGTCTAATTGGGAGGCGGTTTACCAACAAGCATTTGGACAGAGGTTACCGAGAAAAACACTAAATAAAGGTACTGATTTCGACTTAGTGATTTTTGGGATCTCAGTGGCAAGTCTTGAGCCACTTTGTCAGCAATTATTGGCTAAAGATAACGGCTTAAAGTTGCAAGCTGAAAAGGTCAAAACTGTTGCGACTCAAGCATTACAGTTGTGGCTTACTAAAACTGACAGTGAACTGGGTTTTCACGATCCTTCTGGTAGTAATGAGCCACCAATATTAAGCGCATTTTCTCAACCTTTTGACACTTGGGCCGCGATGTCTAATTTAATTGAGGTTGAAGATTGGCCAAATACACAGCCAAATAACATTGCCTACTTTTGTAGTGCTTTTACCTGCGCAGATTATCCACCTCCGAGCGATCATGAGTTTCCTGAGCGCATGAAAGCTCAGGTAAAAGAAAACGCATTGCAAAAACTTAGATTACAGATGCAGCCACTGTGGCCAGAGGCTTATCATGGTAACGACTTCGACTGGAACGTATTGTTTGATGTTGATAATAACGAAGGTGAAGTTAGGTTCAACACTCAGTATTGGAGGGTGAATGTCGACCCCAGTGAGCGTTATGTCTTAAGTGTTGTTGATAGCAGTCAATTTCGACTGCCTACGGACGGCTGCATATTCAATAACCTCTACATTACTGGAGATTGGATTAAAACCGGTGTCAATGCAGGTTGTGTTGAAGCTGCTGTGATGGCTGGCATGCAAACGAGTAGAGCCATCACCGGATATCCTCAAAACATTAGTGGAGAATCAGGGTTTGAGCCGTTTAAATAACCGAGTTATTACACTTTAGGCGCTAAACGAACGATTGACTTTTGAACCATTAGTTGTACAACTGTATTAGCTTAACCTATATTCTACGCCCTGCAATTTGCAGGGCTCAAATTCCACCTTGGTATAATTTGTATGTATTATGAACGATAACTTGAACCTTAAAAAGGTAATCGGGTTCATTTGTTTGGGGGTCTTTTTAATTCAGCTATACTGATAGTGCAATTGCATGATATAGCTCGGGATTCAAACTATGCCACATCCAAATGTGCTGTTAAATACGATAACACTAACATTACTCTTAGCAGTCTCGATGGAAGCATCAGCACAAGTCGAAGAAGAAATCGAAGTCATTGAGGTATACGCCCAAAAAAGAAAGCAATCTATCAATGATGTTGCTATCGCTGTTAAACCCATATCCGGACAAGTCATCACTGACGCCGCGCTGAAAGATACGACCGAACTAGGTAGTTTAGTTGCGAATGTAAAAATCAGTCAAAATGCAGCTGAGGGTACGCCCCCAGCGGTCAGCATTCGAGGTGTCGGACTTGTCGATTATAACACGGCTAACACTTCTCCGGTTGGGGTGTATTTAGATGGTATATCTGTTGGGTCTGCGAATAATCAAATCATTAACTTGTTTGATGTTGAACAAGTTGAAGTGTTGAAAGGTCCACAAGGTACACTTTTTGGTAGAAATACCACTGGGGGGGCAATTTTAGTGCGCACGGCGCGCCCAACAGATGGTGATTTTGCTTCTGTCAGTGTAGGGGTCGGTTCTGACTCTTTATCAAGAGCTCGTGCGACGCTCAATTATAGCCTAGATCAAAATAGCGCGGTGCGACTTGCAGCTAGCCACAATAACTATGAGTACACAACGTATAACTTACAGCCTGACGCTCCTGAGGCGTATATGGAACAAAATGATGTTCGACTAAGTTATTTTGGCGAGTTTGATAAGTTCAGTGTTTTTGTGAAATTAGATTATGGTCATTGGAATGGACTGGTTCAGCCGGTCGGGAATATC
This window contains:
- a CDS encoding NAD(P)-binding protein; translation: MSKQKVAILGGGVSAMTAAVYMTEQDDWQERYDITVYQQGWRLGGKGASGRNAEYGERIEEHGLHVWFGAYVNSFRAIETVYNKLERSSDIPIHTWQQALKPHSLVVLQEYIDQQWQTWSVDFPEIPGNPANGTLDLHFWQILKLLAAWLHKWVDDLECEVEKTHKSTQLKTKKERDKTLLAHLGQEVKSFFDSVEEKARALFDDAENQAQEVVSTPKLLITQLSNFLTVREADHRLENKKDHLVVWYMVRKIRRWLQSEVNDLIDDNPVIRRLYICIDLGVAMTIGMLRDKVYSRGFGYLDQYDFKQWLKRNGANELLSVESAPVRGFYDLVFGYENGDFKKPNVEAGVAALAMLRIMLCYRGGVMWKMQAGMGDIIFSPIYELLKHRGVQFAFFHQVESLHCTQDDDGHYVDSIQLIQQVKLKETQSYEPLELVKDLPCWPSSPLWQQIDPQQVALLKEHEINLESYWSNWEAVYQQAFGQRLPRKTLNKGTDFDLVIFGISVASLEPLCQQLLAKDNGLKLQAEKVKTVATQALQLWLTKTDSELGFHDPSGSNEPPILSAFSQPFDTWAAMSNLIEVEDWPNTQPNNIAYFCSAFTCADYPPPSDHEFPERMKAQVKENALQKLRLQMQPLWPEAYHGNDFDWNVLFDVDNNEGEVRFNTQYWRVNVDPSERYVLSVVDSSQFRLPTDGCIFNNLYITGDWIKTGVNAGCVEAAVMAGMQTSRAITGYPQNISGESGFEPFK